The Proteus vulgaris genome has a segment encoding these proteins:
- the qor gene encoding quinone oxidoreductase, NADPH-dependent, which translates to MAKRIQFAAHGSADVLELATFTLAPLGDHEVQVANKAIGINYIDTYVRSGLYPVSQFPSGLGTEAAGIIIKTGAKVTSLKEGDRVVYAQSPLGAYSDTHNVPENKVARLPDNISFEQAAASFLKGLTVYYLFNETYKLQAGETFLFHAAAGGVGLIASQWAKAIGANMIGTAGSDEKVAKAKAAGAWEVINYQTESIVERVLALTNNQKVPVVYDSVGKATWLDSLDCLQHRGLMVSFGNASGAVTGVDLGILNKKGSLYVTRPSISGYITTREELDAASEALFALIGSGKIDVSVPDNQKFALADAKEAHRYLESRQSQGSSLLIP; encoded by the coding sequence ATGGCTAAACGCATTCAATTTGCAGCTCATGGCAGTGCTGATGTTCTCGAACTAGCAACATTTACACTGGCTCCTCTTGGTGATCACGAAGTTCAGGTTGCCAACAAGGCAATTGGTATTAACTATATTGATACTTATGTACGTAGTGGGCTATACCCTGTAAGCCAATTCCCTAGTGGATTAGGCACTGAAGCTGCGGGCATTATTATCAAAACAGGCGCTAAAGTGACTTCACTAAAAGAAGGGGACAGAGTTGTGTATGCGCAATCTCCGCTAGGGGCTTATAGCGATACGCATAATGTACCAGAAAATAAAGTGGCACGTCTGCCAGATAATATCTCTTTTGAACAAGCCGCAGCCTCTTTCTTAAAAGGATTAACGGTTTATTATCTCTTCAATGAAACCTATAAATTACAAGCAGGTGAAACCTTCTTATTCCACGCAGCTGCTGGTGGCGTTGGTTTAATTGCAAGCCAATGGGCGAAAGCAATTGGTGCAAACATGATTGGTACAGCAGGTAGTGATGAAAAGGTTGCTAAAGCAAAAGCCGCAGGTGCATGGGAAGTGATTAATTATCAAACTGAGTCGATTGTGGAACGTGTATTAGCGCTGACTAATAACCAAAAAGTGCCGGTTGTTTATGATTCTGTCGGTAAAGCGACTTGGTTAGACTCATTAGATTGTTTACAACACCGCGGTTTAATGGTGAGTTTTGGTAATGCGTCGGGTGCAGTGACAGGTGTTGATTTAGGCATTCTAAACAAAAAAGGTTCTTTATATGTTACGCGCCCATCCATTTCGGGTTATATCACAACACGCGAAGAGCTAGATGCTGCAAGTGAAGCACTATTTGCGTTAATCGGAAGCGGTAAAATTGATGTTAGTGTGCCAGATAATCAAAAATTTGCTTTAGCTGATGCAAAAGAGGCACATCGTTATCTTGAAAGTCGACAGTCTCAAGGCTCAAGCCTGCTTATTCCTTAA
- the dusA gene encoding tRNA-dihydrouridine synthase A has product MSEITELNKLTENHYVNNHSKNYNLNRFSVAPMLDWTDRHCRYFFRQLSKNTLLYTEMVTTGAIIHGKGDYLKYSDEEHPVSLQLGGSDPHALAQCAKLAQERGYDEINLNVGCPSDRVQNGRFGACLMGDAQLVADCVKAMRDIVDIPVTVKTRIGIDEQDSYEFLCDFIDTVSRDNNCDTFIIHARKAWLSGLSPKENREVPPLDYPRVYQLKRDFSHLTMAINGGIKSLEEAKEHLKYMDGVMVGREAYQNPSILAYVDHELFDSRLPIADTVTAVKAMYPYIEKELSQGTYLGHVTRHMLGIFQGIPGARQWRRHLSENAHKQGADLSVLENALKFVTEK; this is encoded by the coding sequence ATGTCAGAAATTACAGAACTCAATAAACTAACAGAAAATCATTATGTTAATAACCATTCAAAAAATTATAATTTGAATCGTTTTTCTGTTGCGCCGATGTTGGATTGGACTGATCGCCATTGTCGTTATTTCTTTCGTCAACTCAGCAAAAATACGTTGCTTTATACTGAAATGGTCACAACAGGTGCCATCATTCATGGCAAAGGCGATTACCTAAAGTACAGTGATGAAGAACACCCAGTTTCATTACAATTGGGCGGAAGCGATCCGCACGCTTTAGCACAATGCGCAAAATTAGCGCAAGAGCGTGGTTATGATGAAATCAACTTAAATGTGGGTTGTCCTTCAGATCGCGTACAAAATGGACGCTTTGGCGCTTGTTTAATGGGAGATGCACAACTCGTCGCAGATTGTGTAAAAGCCATGCGTGATATAGTTGATATTCCGGTTACTGTAAAAACGCGGATTGGGATCGACGAACAAGATAGCTATGAATTTTTATGTGATTTTATTGATACTGTTAGCCGTGATAACAATTGCGATACCTTTATTATCCATGCACGTAAGGCATGGTTATCAGGTTTAAGCCCTAAAGAAAACCGTGAAGTTCCCCCTTTAGATTATCCTCGTGTTTATCAATTAAAACGTGATTTCTCGCATCTTACTATGGCTATTAATGGCGGTATTAAATCGCTAGAAGAGGCAAAAGAACACTTAAAATATATGGATGGTGTGATGGTTGGACGTGAAGCCTATCAAAACCCGTCTATTTTAGCGTATGTTGATCATGAACTCTTTGATAGTCGGTTACCGATTGCTGATACAGTCACCGCCGTAAAAGCAATGTATCCTTATATTGAAAAAGAGCTCTCTCAAGGGACTTATTTAGGCCATGTCACTCGTCATATGCTAGGAATTTTCCAGGGTATTCCAGGCGCAAGGCAATGGCGACGTCATTTAAGTGAAAATGCCCATAAGCAAGGCGCTGATTTATCTGTATTAGAAAATGCACTCAAATTTGTGACTGAAAAATAA
- the tyrB gene encoding aromatic amino acid aminotransferase, which translates to MFQQVEAFPGDPILSLMDVYNKDPRQDKINLSIGLYYDEEGKTPILGTVSVARQQLNAMTPTATLYLPMEGLAPYRSEIQDLLFGADNPLIAEKKIATIQTLGGSGALKVGADFLHRYFPRSEVWISDPTWDNHGSIFAGSGFKVNHYPYFDPETKGVKFEALLDCFKKLPEKSIVLMHPCCHNPTGSDLTKDQWDQVTEVLKSRQAIPFLDIAYQGFAENLEDDAYAIRTMAKAGLPILISNSFSKIFGIYGERAGGLSIVCDNATECEHVLGQLKAGVRRIYSSPANYGAQIVNKVLSDQVLTAQWQKEVAHMRDRIKEMRVTLVNALKVALPEKNFDHLLTQRGMFSYTGFTQAQVDRLREEFGIYLVGTGRVCMAGVNTGNVQRIAQAFAAVSI; encoded by the coding sequence GTGTTTCAACAGGTTGAAGCGTTTCCGGGAGATCCGATTCTCTCATTGATGGATGTTTATAACAAAGACCCACGTCAGGATAAAATTAATTTAAGCATTGGTCTTTATTATGACGAAGAAGGCAAGACCCCTATTTTAGGAACAGTTTCAGTTGCACGTCAGCAACTCAATGCCATGACACCCACCGCAACACTTTATTTACCAATGGAAGGGCTGGCGCCTTATCGTAGCGAAATTCAAGATCTCCTTTTCGGTGCAGATAATCCTCTAATTGCAGAAAAGAAAATTGCCACAATCCAAACACTAGGTGGATCAGGTGCATTAAAAGTGGGTGCTGATTTTCTGCATCGCTATTTCCCAAGATCAGAAGTGTGGATAAGTGATCCAACTTGGGATAATCATGGTTCTATTTTTGCTGGCTCAGGTTTCAAAGTGAATCACTACCCTTACTTTGATCCTGAAACCAAAGGCGTAAAATTTGAAGCTCTGTTAGATTGCTTTAAAAAACTACCCGAAAAAAGCATTGTATTAATGCACCCATGTTGCCACAACCCAACAGGTTCTGATCTGACTAAAGATCAATGGGATCAAGTCACTGAAGTATTAAAATCTCGCCAAGCCATTCCATTCTTAGATATTGCTTATCAGGGATTTGCCGAAAACTTAGAGGATGATGCTTACGCTATTCGGACTATGGCAAAAGCAGGATTACCGATACTTATCAGTAACTCTTTTTCAAAAATATTTGGGATCTACGGTGAACGCGCAGGCGGATTATCCATTGTTTGTGATAATGCCACTGAATGCGAACATGTATTAGGTCAGCTAAAAGCGGGTGTACGCCGTATCTATTCAAGCCCTGCAAACTATGGTGCGCAAATTGTCAACAAAGTGCTGTCAGACCAAGTATTAACCGCACAATGGCAAAAAGAAGTAGCACATATGCGTGATCGCATTAAAGAGATGAGAGTCACTTTAGTGAATGCTTTAAAAGTAGCATTACCTGAAAAGAACTTTGATCACTTATTAACGCAACGTGGCATGTTTAGTTATACCGGTTTTACACAAGCACAAGTTGATAGATTGCGAGAAGAATTTGGTATTTACCTTGTTGGTACAGGCCGTGTTTGTATGGCTGGCGTCAATACAGGAAATGTTCAGCGCATAGCCCAAGCTTTCGCTGCTGTAAGTATTTAA
- the bprV gene encoding serine protease has protein sequence MNIKRKILIKLNRINNLEVEHKNLSLPFYHGQHNSFLSNISLVPVISSAYQLPPKNNMNSISINCHELNKYYYLNLPDNNIYSLDNLITILKQHPDIEYVQTVPIQPIEPPNITPDFTQYQQYLYEPEKTVNINKIIGLGVLGAWKQEAYGQGVQVADIEWDFNLSHHDLSTDNITSLLPFNEKTSQADHGTAVAGLIMGKKDGKGITGLAYKLDMFYAISELTCGRIDAIIASKRILHAGDIVLYEMQTICEHQAYVPADYEMHIWEATRALTDAGIIVIMAAGNGGVDLDLPAYESYRQRNDNNSIRVGAGSPYTLNRLPFSTHGSPIHVQAWGEDVATAGYGDLFRSDDNHTYTANFSGTSSASALVAGAAAVIQSWYKNHTNSVLTPIQMRDLLIRTGTFPQLNDKIGPLPNVNNAILYLKKRIKYH, from the coding sequence ATGAACATTAAAAGAAAGATCCTTATAAAATTAAATAGAATAAATAATCTTGAAGTTGAACATAAAAATTTATCACTGCCTTTTTATCATGGTCAACATAATTCTTTTTTATCTAATATATCTTTAGTTCCTGTTATTTCCTCTGCTTATCAATTACCTCCTAAAAATAATATGAATTCTATTTCAATAAATTGTCATGAATTAAATAAATATTATTATCTTAATTTACCAGATAATAATATTTATTCATTAGATAATCTCATTACAATATTAAAGCAACACCCTGATATTGAGTATGTGCAAACGGTACCGATACAACCTATTGAACCTCCCAATATTACGCCTGATTTTACTCAATATCAGCAATATTTATATGAGCCAGAAAAAACAGTCAATATTAATAAAATTATAGGGTTGGGAGTATTAGGAGCATGGAAACAAGAAGCCTATGGGCAAGGAGTTCAAGTTGCTGATATTGAATGGGACTTCAACCTTTCTCACCATGATTTATCAACAGATAACATTACATCATTGTTACCTTTTAATGAAAAAACGAGTCAAGCTGATCACGGTACTGCGGTGGCTGGATTAATAATGGGAAAAAAAGATGGTAAGGGGATCACTGGACTTGCGTATAAACTCGATATGTTTTACGCCATCTCTGAATTAACCTGTGGCCGTATTGATGCAATTATTGCCAGTAAACGTATATTACATGCAGGTGATATTGTTTTATATGAAATGCAGACAATCTGTGAGCATCAAGCTTATGTTCCTGCCGATTATGAAATGCATATTTGGGAAGCGACTCGTGCATTAACAGATGCGGGTATCATTGTGATTATGGCGGCGGGTAATGGGGGGGTGGATCTCGATTTACCTGCTTATGAAAGTTATCGTCAACGTAATGATAATAATTCGATACGTGTTGGTGCGGGCTCGCCTTATACATTAAATCGCTTACCTTTTTCAACGCATGGCTCACCTATTCATGTACAAGCTTGGGGAGAAGATGTGGCAACTGCAGGTTATGGTGATCTCTTTAGAAGTGATGACAATCATACTTATACGGCTAATTTTAGTGGAACATCGTCAGCGAGTGCTTTAGTTGCGGGAGCCGCTGCGGTGATCCAGTCTTGGTATAAAAATCATACAAACAGTGTATTAACACCAATACAAATGCGTGATTTATTAATTAGAACGGGGACTTTTCCACAGTTAAATGACAAAATAGGCCCTTTACCTAATGTTAATAATGCGATTCTGTATTTAAAAAAGCGAATAAAATATCATTAA
- the alr_1 gene encoding alanine racemase — translation MKAATAVIDRRALRHNFQHVRDYAPHSHLIAVVKANAYGHGLLETAYTLMDNADCFGVARIGEALTLRSGGIVKPILLLEGFFDVVDLPILVVNHIETVVHSQEQLEALEQADLDEPVKVWMKIDTGMHRLGVRPEDAQAFYLRLSACKNVQQPINIVSHFSRADEPDVPEATQKQISLFQDFIQDKAGDKSIAASAGILFWPQVHYQWVRPGIITYGISPTGDERTGKDFGLIPAMTLKTSLIAVRKHKAGEPVGYGGTWVSEKDTYLGVIAIGYGDGYPRSAPSGTPVWINGRKVPIVGRVSMDMISVDLGTELIDSVGDEAILWGDVLPVEEIAKYSGISAYELITKLTSRVIMEYLDEQ, via the coding sequence ATGAAAGCGGCAACCGCAGTGATAGATCGCCGCGCTCTGCGTCACAATTTTCAGCATGTGAGAGACTATGCCCCACATAGCCACCTGATAGCTGTCGTGAAAGCAAACGCTTATGGTCATGGGTTATTAGAAACAGCATATACCTTAATGGATAATGCTGATTGTTTTGGTGTTGCACGTATTGGTGAAGCATTAACCTTACGAAGTGGGGGTATTGTCAAACCCATTCTCCTGCTAGAAGGCTTTTTTGATGTCGTTGATCTACCTATTTTAGTCGTCAACCATATTGAAACCGTTGTTCATAGCCAAGAACAATTAGAAGCATTAGAACAGGCTGACTTAGATGAACCCGTTAAAGTATGGATGAAAATCGATACGGGTATGCACCGTTTAGGAGTACGTCCTGAAGACGCGCAAGCCTTCTATTTACGGCTTTCCGCCTGCAAAAATGTACAACAACCTATCAATATTGTGAGCCATTTTAGTCGTGCTGATGAACCCGATGTTCCTGAGGCGACACAAAAACAAATCTCACTATTTCAAGATTTTATTCAAGATAAAGCCGGTGATAAGTCTATCGCAGCTTCTGCTGGTATTTTATTTTGGCCTCAAGTCCATTATCAGTGGGTTCGCCCCGGCATTATCACTTATGGTATCTCTCCTACTGGTGATGAAAGAACGGGAAAAGACTTTGGCTTAATTCCTGCAATGACGCTAAAAACAAGCCTGATCGCTGTTCGTAAGCATAAAGCCGGTGAGCCTGTTGGTTATGGTGGCACATGGGTAAGTGAAAAAGACACTTATCTTGGCGTTATCGCCATTGGTTATGGTGATGGTTATCCTCGCAGTGCACCTTCAGGTACTCCTGTGTGGATCAATGGTCGAAAAGTGCCTATTGTGGGTCGTGTTTCGATGGATATGATCAGCGTCGATTTAGGGACTGAACTGATTGATAGTGTTGGTGATGAAGCTATTTTATGGGGAGATGTGTTGCCCGTAGAAGAAATTGCCAAATATAGTGGTATTAGCGCCTATGAGTTGATTACTAAATTAACCTCGCGCGTCATCATGGAATACCTAGACGAACAATAA
- the dnaB_2 gene encoding replicative DNA helicase, whose protein sequence is MARNKTTDKLMSDIKDRQMEGLKLPPHSLEAEQSVLGGLMIDNERWDNVSERVTAEDFYSRPHRTIFSQMQRLLELGKPIDLITLSEALEQNAELDSVGGFAYLAELSKNTPSAANINAYADIVRERAVVRDMIKVANEIADAGFDPQGRTSEDLLDFAESRVFQIAETRANKDEGPKAIEAILEETVEKIEQLYQKPHDGVTGVSSGYQDLDKKTAGLQKSDLIIVAARPSMGKTTFAMNLCENAAMTEEKPVLIFSLEMPGNQIMMRMLASLSRVDQTRIRTGQLDDEDWARISSTMGILLEKRNMYIDDSSGLTPTEVRSRARRIYREHGGLSLIMIDYLQLMRVPSLSENRTLEIAEISRSLKALAKELQVPVVALSQLNRSLEQRADKRPVNSDLRESGSIEQDADLIMFIYRDEVYHESSDLKGVAEIIIGKQRNGPIGTVRLTFNGQWSRFDNYAGPAYDDE, encoded by the coding sequence ATGGCCAGAAATAAGACCACTGACAAGCTGATGTCTGATATCAAAGACCGACAAATGGAGGGATTAAAGCTACCTCCCCATTCGCTGGAAGCAGAGCAGTCCGTGTTAGGCGGTCTGATGATAGATAACGAACGTTGGGATAATGTTTCTGAACGTGTTACCGCAGAAGACTTTTATAGTCGACCTCATCGTACTATTTTCTCGCAAATGCAACGCTTACTGGAATTAGGTAAACCTATTGACCTGATTACATTATCCGAAGCATTAGAACAAAATGCCGAACTAGACAGCGTGGGGGGATTTGCTTACTTAGCTGAGCTTTCAAAAAATACGCCAAGTGCGGCGAACATTAACGCTTATGCGGATATCGTCCGAGAACGTGCGGTTGTTCGCGATATGATAAAAGTTGCCAACGAAATTGCAGATGCCGGTTTTGATCCTCAAGGACGCACCAGTGAAGATCTACTCGACTTTGCTGAATCAAGAGTATTCCAAATCGCTGAAACTCGAGCTAATAAAGACGAAGGCCCTAAAGCAATAGAAGCAATTTTAGAAGAAACTGTTGAAAAAATAGAACAGCTCTATCAAAAACCTCACGATGGTGTCACTGGGGTTTCAAGTGGTTATCAAGATCTTGATAAGAAAACCGCAGGATTACAGAAATCAGATTTAATTATTGTCGCGGCACGTCCTTCTATGGGTAAAACCACATTTGCCATGAACTTATGTGAAAATGCGGCAATGACAGAAGAAAAACCCGTACTTATCTTCAGCTTAGAGATGCCCGGCAACCAAATCATGATGCGTATGTTGGCATCATTATCTCGTGTCGATCAGACCAGAATTCGTACAGGCCAGCTTGATGATGAGGATTGGGCGCGTATTTCAAGCACCATGGGTATTTTACTTGAAAAACGCAATATGTATATCGATGACTCATCAGGTTTAACACCAACAGAAGTACGCTCTCGTGCTCGTCGAATTTATCGTGAACATGGCGGTTTAAGCCTTATCATGATTGACTACTTGCAGCTAATGAGAGTACCTTCATTATCTGAAAACAGAACACTAGAAATTGCTGAAATTTCTCGTTCTTTAAAAGCATTAGCTAAAGAATTACAAGTTCCTGTGGTTGCTCTATCACAGTTAAACCGTAGTTTGGAACAGCGTGCTGATAAACGCCCTGTTAACTCCGACTTACGTGAATCAGGCTCTATTGAGCAGGATGCTGACCTTATCATGTTTATTTACCGCGACGAGGTTTACCACGAAAGTAGCGATTTAAAAGGTGTTGCAGAAATTATCATCGGTAAACAACGTAACGGCCCAATTGGTACAGTAAGGCTTACCTTTAACGGTCAATGGTCACGCTTTGATAACTATGCTGGTCCTGCTTACGACGATGAATAA
- a CDS encoding Serine dehydratase alpha chain yields the protein MSQNKNSHLWSQFVRQLREGVKPAVGCTEPISLALATAKATALLGEPVVRVEAWVSPNLMKNGMGVTVPGTGMAGLPIAAALGATGGDPEAGLEVLLKASAEAIAQAKTLVSGGCVTVGVKAPCEDVLYSEAKVYGQSGYAIVSIAREHTHVVRCECNGDVVFEEDKNAFANNCECTDEKPFTDVCAEDIYNFALNVPVSEIEFMLNAAYLNGALSEEGLKNTYGLAIGRTLILQQEKGLLGKDLLNEIMIRASAASDARMGGAVLPAMSNSGSGNQGIAATLPVMVVAEFIHADDETLLRALVLSHLMAIYVHSHFPPLSALCAATTASMGAAAGMAWLLTKDFTTVSMSINSMIGDISGIICDGASNSCAMKVSSSAASAYKAVLMAMQNQSVAGTDGIVSDDVDSSIANLCALASRAMQHTDIQIIEIMEEKARRNVGEKKQAVNI from the coding sequence ATGAGCCAGAACAAGAATTCTCATTTATGGTCACAGTTTGTTCGCCAGCTACGTGAAGGTGTTAAACCTGCAGTAGGTTGTACAGAGCCAATTTCATTAGCACTGGCTACGGCTAAAGCTACCGCACTTTTAGGCGAGCCAGTTGTTCGTGTTGAAGCTTGGGTTTCACCAAACTTAATGAAAAACGGAATGGGCGTAACCGTACCAGGAACGGGAATGGCTGGACTTCCTATTGCAGCTGCATTGGGTGCAACGGGTGGCGATCCAGAAGCTGGATTAGAGGTCTTGCTAAAGGCCTCTGCTGAGGCAATCGCTCAAGCTAAAACTCTGGTTTCTGGCGGTTGTGTCACCGTGGGAGTAAAAGCCCCCTGTGAAGATGTCCTGTATTCAGAAGCTAAAGTGTATGGCCAGTCTGGTTATGCCATTGTCAGTATCGCCAGAGAGCATACACACGTTGTTCGTTGTGAATGTAATGGTGACGTTGTTTTTGAGGAAGATAAAAACGCATTTGCCAATAACTGTGAATGTACTGATGAAAAACCTTTTACTGATGTGTGTGCCGAAGATATCTATAACTTCGCACTTAATGTGCCAGTGAGTGAGATTGAGTTTATGCTCAATGCAGCCTATTTAAACGGTGCATTATCAGAAGAAGGGCTAAAAAACACCTATGGATTAGCAATCGGTCGTACATTAATTCTGCAACAAGAGAAAGGGTTGTTAGGTAAAGATTTACTTAATGAAATCATGATCAGAGCATCAGCCGCTTCTGATGCTCGCATGGGTGGGGCGGTATTACCTGCAATGAGTAATTCAGGCTCAGGCAATCAAGGGATTGCTGCAACATTACCCGTTATGGTGGTTGCTGAATTTATCCATGCTGATGATGAAACTTTATTGCGTGCGTTAGTTTTATCACACTTAATGGCGATTTATGTTCATAGCCATTTTCCCCCCCTTTCTGCTCTTTGTGCTGCAACGACAGCTTCAATGGGAGCCGCTGCAGGAATGGCATGGTTGCTCACAAAAGATTTCACCACAGTGAGTATGTCTATCAACAGTATGATTGGTGATATCAGTGGCATTATCTGTGATGGCGCATCGAATAGCTGTGCAATGAAAGTATCAAGTAGTGCAGCGAGTGCTTATAAAGCCGTATTAATGGCGATGCAAAATCAAAGTGTTGCGGGTACTGATGGTATTGTCAGTGACGATGTCGATAGCTCAATAGCGAATCTCTGTGCATTAGCTAGTCGTGCAATGCAACATACGGATATTCAAATTATTGAGATTATGGAAGAAAAAGCGCGTCGTAATGTTGGGGAAAAGAAGCAAGCTGTCAATATATAA
- the sdaC_2 gene encoding serine transporter, with protein MAIGAGIVFLPVQVGLMGLWVFLLSSIIGYPAMYLFQRLFINTLAESPECKDYPSVITGYLGKNWGILLGALYFVMLVIWMFVYSTAITNDSASYLQTFGVTEGLLSENPFYGLILICALVAISSRGEQLLFKVSSFMVLTKLLVVAALGLSMIGMWHLHNVGALPPVGRLIKEAIITLPFTLTSILFIQTLSPMVISYRGRNKNREVARHKALRAMNIAFGVLFCTVFFYAISFTLAMGHDEAVKAYEQNISALAIAAKFFPGGWVTVVSVMLNIFAVMTAFFGVYLGFREATQGIVMNILQRYIPTEKINQKWVQNGIMVFAVLLAWGAIILNAPVLSFTSICSPIFGMVGCLIPAYLVYKVPMLHKYKGASLYLIIFTGLLLCVSPFLAFS; from the coding sequence ATGGCTATCGGTGCAGGTATCGTATTTTTACCTGTGCAGGTAGGTCTTATGGGATTATGGGTGTTCCTACTCTCCTCAATTATTGGTTATCCAGCGATGTATCTTTTCCAACGTCTATTTATTAATACGTTGGCCGAATCTCCTGAATGTAAAGACTATCCAAGTGTTATTACGGGCTATCTCGGTAAGAACTGGGGTATTTTATTAGGTGCGCTTTACTTTGTGATGTTAGTGATTTGGATGTTTGTTTATTCAACGGCAATTACTAACGACAGTGCTTCTTATTTACAAACTTTTGGTGTGACGGAAGGATTGTTATCAGAAAACCCATTCTATGGCTTGATCCTGATTTGTGCTTTAGTGGCTATCTCTTCTCGTGGTGAGCAATTATTGTTTAAAGTATCAAGCTTTATGGTGCTGACAAAACTATTGGTTGTTGCTGCATTAGGTTTATCAATGATAGGTATGTGGCATTTACATAATGTGGGCGCGTTACCACCTGTAGGGCGTTTAATTAAAGAAGCCATTATCACCTTACCTTTTACACTGACTTCAATTCTGTTTATTCAAACATTAAGTCCGATGGTTATCTCTTACCGTGGCCGTAATAAAAACCGTGAAGTCGCTCGCCATAAAGCATTACGTGCAATGAACATCGCGTTTGGTGTGTTGTTCTGTACAGTTTTCTTCTATGCAATCTCATTCACGCTAGCAATGGGCCACGATGAAGCCGTTAAAGCCTACGAACAAAATATTTCAGCATTAGCTATTGCGGCGAAATTCTTCCCTGGCGGTTGGGTAACCGTTGTTAGCGTTATGCTTAATATCTTTGCCGTAATGACTGCATTCTTTGGTGTTTACCTAGGTTTCCGTGAAGCAACACAAGGGATTGTGATGAATATTCTTCAACGTTATATCCCGACTGAAAAAATCAACCAAAAATGGGTACAAAACGGCATCATGGTTTTTGCGGTGCTACTCGCATGGGGTGCCATCATCCTTAATGCACCTGTGTTGAGCTTCACTTCAATTTGTAGCCCAATCTTCGGTATGGTGGGGTGTCTTATTCCAGCTTACTTAGTGTACAAAGTACCAATGTTACATAAATACAAAGGTGCATCACTTTATTTGATTATCTTTACCGGTTTACTGCTCTGTGTCTCTCCGTTCTTGGCATTCTCATAG